ATCGCTCCGATCTTCACGTCCGAAGGATAGTGGGCCGCCCCTTCTGGCATCCGACCCTCGATCGATGTCAACGCGTCTTGCGCGCCTTCCAGATCTCGACGCTCGGCCATCGTCGAGCCCACTCGTGCGGGACATCATCGCTCCACGCTTCCCAAGTTTCGGTCGCCTGGAGCTCCATCAGATCCTCCACCTCCAGGCCACACGTGCGGAGGAGCCGGATCATCTCGCCATGACCCACGTGGAACTCGATCGCGTCGACGACACCGTCGTCATCGTGCCACTCGAAGCGGTGCATCCCGAAGAAGTCGCGGTGAAGCGTCGGCTCGGCGGGCGCGCTGTCGTCGTGCGTCGGGAAGCACATCATCACGAGCGGAGTGAGCGTCTCGAAGACCAGTCGGCCCCCCGGGCGGAGCATCCTGGCCGCCTCCGGGATCCATCGGTAGGGGTCACACCAGATCGACGCCCCGTACTGCGAGATCGCGAAGTCGAAGCTCTCATCGGCGAACGGCGGATGTTCGGCATCGGCGTGCACGAGCGGGAACCGGAGGTCGAACTCCTCCTGGAACGCGCGAGCCGTGGCGAGCTGCTGCGACGAGTTGTCGAGCGCGACGACGCGCGCACCCCGGCGCATCATCCACGCCGAGATGTAGGCGGTGCCGCACCCAAGCTCGACCGCGTCGAGACGTGAGACATCACTCAGCAACCGGAGGTCGGATTCCGGGTGCCCTCTCGCCCACACCGGTTCCTCGCGAGCCCAATCCTTCCGGCCCCGCTCGACCCAGTTCGGCGCGTCCGCGTCCCAGTTGACCCGGTTCACCAGCACGTGATCGTCGACCATCCGTGAACCGTACCCGGAAGGGACACTCCCGCACTGCTGCTCGCGTTGCGAGGTGAAGGCGAGCCAGGAGGGGGCTCGGATCACGTCGACGACATGCTCACTCGTCGCGATGCGTGCGCATCAGAAGGTGGTGATACCCGTAGCCGTGGAGCCACTCGTCAGCTTGCGCAACCACGTGGAATCCGGCGCTCGCCAACCACTGATCTACCTGCCCTCGATCTGGATAGAAGTGGTAGCCCGCCGTGTCTCCTTCCACGAGTTCCCCGAACAACGCCGGCGATCCCTCGGCGCTCGCTCGCGCGAACGCCTCCTCGAGTTCGCTTCGTTCGACCTCTTCCACCGTCAGATACAGATGACCGCCGGGTCGAAGGGCTCGACCGAACGCCGAGACGACGACCGGCCAGTCCTCGGGCGAGACGTTCTCCATGGCATCGGTGCACATGACCGCGTCGAAGGTCGCCTCGAAGTCGAGCTCCTGCAGGCCGACCTGCTCGAACCGAGCATCCGGCCACTTCGCCATCGCCCTCTCCAGCATGCCGGCCGACCGATCGACGCCGACGTACCCGATGTTCGCGTCGAGCACCATGCCCGCGTACGGAGCCGTTCCACATGCCGCATCGAGGACCGAGCCGCCGGGCGGAACCGACTCGATCAGGCTCGACACGAAACGACGATGGGTCGGCGTCGCCGGATCGTAGCCGTCGTCGTACGTGGCCCCCTCTGCCGTGTACGCCTGCTCGACCGCGGCGCGGCGCTCCATGAGCCATCGTTCGCGATCCATGCCGCGACGCTACGCCGATGCGGCCGAGGGGGGAACACCGAGGTTCGGAGACCTCCACTGCGCTTCGGCTGCTAGGCTCGCGGCCTCCCTCGACGAGGAAGGATGTCCGCCTCATGCGCCGTGCGATCACCAGCGCTCTGGCCCTGCTGCTCGCCCTCTCCCTGCTCGCGGCCTGCAGCTCCGGCGACGACGGTGGCGGCGGAGGGTCCGGCGGGGGCAACGAAGGATCGGCCGACACGGTGACGGCTCCTGCCGACTACGCCGAGGGGCTGTGCACCGCGATCGCCGACTTCCAGACCGACCTCGACCGGCAGAGCGCGGAGCTGCAGGATGCGCTCAGCGGGGGTACGCCCTCGCCCGGGGATATGAAGGAATCGCTGGTCACGTTCGTGAGCGGGCTCTCCGATCGCACGCATGAACTGATCGACGACGTCGAGGCCCTGGGGACGCCCGACGTCGAGAACGGCGAGGCGGTGCGGTCGAACCTGACGGGAGCCTTCGAGACGGTCGTCGCCGCGTTCGACGAGGCCGAAGCCGACATCGAGGCGCTCTCCACGGACGACCCGGCGGCGCTCGTGCAGGGCTTCACCGAAGTGGGCACCAAGCTGCAGGAGGCCGGCACGAAGATCTCGACGTCGTTCGGCGATATCCAGAGCCCCGAGCTCGACGAGGCCGCGGCCGACGTCGAGGCGTGCTCGGGCGTGATCTGAGCGTCGGGCACCCCGAGGGTTCTCTCAGTTAGGCCGGGCAACGGTCGACGTGCAGGTACTGGCTGCACTCCTCCTCGGTGAGCGGTCGGGTCACGTTGTTGCGGGCGATCTCGAGCAGGTCGTCGATGTCCAGTGCCCAGATCCGCAGGATGCCATCGCCCACCGTCGCGAGCATCGAGCCGTCGGGGCTGAAGGCCACCTCGTCGACACTGTCGTGACCTCGAAGGACGAGCACCTCCTCGCCTGAGTGCGTGTCGAAGATGCGGACGGTCCCATCGGGATCCCCCTCGGCGAGCCGCGAACCGTCGGGGCTGAACGCGAGGTCCTTGGGAGGGTCCTGGCTCGAGGGCAGGGTCAGGAGGAGGCGCCCGGTCCGCACGTCCGAGATCGTGGTATCGGGCGTCCCGATCGCGATCCGGCCTACGAGAACGTCCGTGGGCATGCTACGCAGGAAGAAGGACCAGACCGCTACACCCTGAACCTGATCTCGTAACGGACACGGTGGGCTCCGCGTCGCGGGCACCCGGGGCCCACTTCCGTCTCGTGGCGACGAAGATCGTCTCCCTGGGTCGATGCGCCACTCAACACGCTCAGTAGCGAGGTCGCAGTCGTAACTTCGACGGTGTCGTCGTCCGAAATCACCTGGCAGGCGGGCGTCGCCGTGTCGAGGATCCGAAGCTCACGCCGCTTACTTCCCGGACGGCAAGGCGATCACATCCAGAGGATCTCTGTTCCGTCTGCGCTGAAGAATGGGGCCTGGGCGCTGAGCCCTTGATAGAGCCTTGACGCGTACTTGGGAAGCCGGGGGCTCACGTCGAGGAGCCGAGGTCGCGACCGGCAACGACCGTCTCCGTCGGGCCCGAGCAGGTGACCGTATAGTCCGCACGTGGCGTTGTTCGAGCCGATCCTGGAGGCGCTGAACGCAGCCGGTGTCCGCTACGTCGTCGTTGGCGGCGTCGGCGTGGTGCTTCAAGGACATCCACGTCTGACGGCGGACCTGGACCTCGCCGTCGACCTGTCGACCGAGCAGGCTCGTCGTGCCGTCGACGCCCTAACCGGTCTCGGGCTGAGGGCCCGGGCGCCCGTTGACCCCGCCCACTTCGCGGACCCTGCGCAGCGAGCACGCTGGATCGCGGAGCGAGGCATGCGCGTGTTCTCGATGGTGGACCCGAACGACCCGCTCCGCTCCGTCGACCTCTTCGTCGATGAGCCGGTCCCGTTCGAAGAGCTGTTCGAGCGGGCAGACTCGGTCGAGCTGTCTCGGATCGTTATCCGCGTCGCGTCGATCTCCGACCTCATCCGTCTCAAGCGCATGGCTGCGCGGCCGCAGGACGACGCCGACATCGCAGCGCTGGAGGCGATCCTGGAGGAACGAGAGGGATGAACGCTGAGGGCCCCGACGGACCGGCCGGGTGGGATGACCATCGTCGGCAACAGCTCATCGACCTCCTCGCGACCTCGCCTGCACAGCGCCTCGAATGGCTGGAACGAGCGATCGCGTTCGCGGTCGAGGCGGGTGCCTTGCCGCGACGCGAGGCGGATCGGACGGATGCTCCTACCGACTCACGTTGAACGGGCGACAGGCTCGGACGGGCAGCGGTCGATGTGCAGGTAGTGCCGGCATCCCTCGTGGTGAGTTCGCGCGTGACGTTGTTGCGGGCGATCTCGAGCAGGTCGTCTATCTCGAGGGCCCACACCCGAACGCCGCCCTGAGCTCCACTCGACACGAGCATCGTTCCGTCAGTGCTGTAGTCCACCCACGACGCGGTCTCGGCGTGGCCTCGAACGACGAGCTGTTCCTCGAACGTCTGATCGCCACCCCGCCGTTTCCCGATCACCCCTCGGGTCACGGGTCCTTCAGCGGCTCGGTCGTGCGCACGTTGCAGGCGTTCTTCGAGACGAACCGCATGATGTTCAGCACGAACAGCGCGATCTCGGGCACGACGAGGACGTTCACGCGTTTCTCGCAGGCACGGGACGAGGTGATCGACGCTCGTGTGTACTCCGGCATCCACTTCCGGACCGCCGACGAGCAGGGCGCCATCCTGGGAAGGAGGACGGCGGACTACGTGCAGAACCATTTCTTCGCCCCGGAGGGCTGAACCTCGCGGTGCGGTGTCGGAAGGACGGGCCGACCCCTCGAGCCCGTCCTTCCGCTCGTCGTCGGCCGTCACTCCTCGCGGAGCACCTCGGTCGGCCTCAGGCGGCGGAGGATCTCGGTTCCCGCCAAGGCGGAGACGAGGGCCCCCACGAGCGCCAGCGACGCCAGCGACACGATGCGCCCCACCGGGAAGCTCACCTCGGGCTCGAGGATGAATAGCGCTCTCAAGACGCGGACCGTGAGGGTCCCTACCACGGTGCCGACCAGGACACCGGCCGTCACCCCGAGCAGTCCCACCACGGCTGCCTCGATCACCACGATCGCTCGCAGTTCCCCGACCCGGAGCCCTTGCGCCCTGAGTCCCACGTACTCCCTGCGTCGGTGCAGCATCAGGCCGAAGACGAAGATCGCAGTCGTGGCGACGCTGATCAACACGACGTAGAGGGAATCGAGGCGCACCAGGCCGAGGATGTTCAACGCCGTCAGGCTCGACTGGTCCTTGTCGAGCGCGGTCTCGGATGAGTCGACGTGGATCGGTTCACCCGCGCCGGGACCGGACCGCAGGGCCGTGGCCGCTCGCGCCAGGCCGGCCCGACCGTCGTCGGCCGCCTGGGCGAGGAAGAAGTCGACGCGTTCGACGCCAGTGGCCTCCTGGAAGCGGTCGATGTCGACGACCAGGTTCGCCCCCTCGGGGAAGCCGGGCAGCCGCTCGAAGAGGCCGGCCACACGCAGGCTCACCCGGGTCTCGCGCTCGGTTCCCAGGGCCAGGATGACCTCGACGGTGTCGCCCGTCTCGACTTGAAGGTCGTCCGCCGTCTCGGCGTCGACCATCACCCCGTTCGGGTCCGCATCGAGCGCCGCGACCGCGGCCCGTGCCGAGGCGTCGAGGAACCGCTCGACGGGCGGCGGTGAGGCCAGGGTATAGCCGGCGGGGTCGATCGCCGCGAGGTTCGCGCGCCCCTGGTTGTACGGACCCACCAAGACGGCGTTCTCGAGATCGAAGATCACCGGCGTCACCGCCGACACCCCGTCGACGGCGAGCCGTATCGCATCCGTCGCCAGGTACGGGCGGCTGCTCACGACGCTCGGGGTGACGCGGAGATCCGAGCCGACGAAGAACCTCGCGTCATCCGCCTTCGTCACCTCGTAGGTCTCGCTGAACGTCGCCAGGCTCGTGCCGAACCCCACCACGAGCGCGAGCCCCACGGTTCCGGTGGCCAGCGACCACGATCGTCGCCGAAGGCTGCGGCTCAGCACGCCCCGGGTGACCGTGCCGAAGGGTGCGGAGGCTCGGATCGGCAGGTGCGAGGCGACCGCGTGGAACACCCGGACGCACACCAGGGAGCCGCCCACCCACAGCAACACCGGCGCCAGCAGCGAGAGGGGTGGCACCGAGATCGCTACGCCGGCGTACACCGACCCGGATGGGGGCTCGAGGGCGCCGCTGCGCACGGCGACGATCTGCACGCCCACGGCGGAGCCGAGCAGGACGAGGTCGAGGTGCAGCCGCCGCCACACGGGCGCCCGGGTCAGCTGCATCTCACGCCGTTCCTGGCCGATCTCCCGATTCACCGAGCGGCGGGCGGGCACGTAGAGCGCGAGACCGGTCACCAGGCCCCCCACCCCGGCCGCGAGCAGTGTCGACACGGCCAGGCCGGCGGGGGAGGCGTGCGTGATGGCGTCGCTCCCCAGGGCCGCTGCCGCGGATGCCAAGCCGATCACGATTCCCACGACACAACCGATGCCGGCGATCAGCGCTGCTTGGGAGAGGGCGATCCGTCGCAGGTGCCCACGGTGAGCCCCGCGGACCCGGAGGTTCGCGAGCTCACGGCGCTGTGACACTGCGAGGATGCCGCCGGCGTACGCGGCGAGGAAGGCGGCCATCACCAAACCGGGGATCCCGAGCGCGAGGAACATCCGCTTGCCGACCGCCGCGTCGGCTCGGGCCACATGCAGCGCGTTGGAGATGTTGTCGATCAGGTAGTCCTGTCCGGGGGCGATCCCCCCGATCTCATGCGCGATGCGTCGCGTCTGCTCGAGCGCCCTGCCCGGGTCCGACCGCAGTTGCGTCCTGTCGAGGAGCACGTCCACCTCCTGCACCGGCACGCTCTTGATCACGGTGCCGACGGACGCTCTCGCCGCATCGAACGCCGGCACGATCTCCTCGCGGAAGGTCTCTGGACCCACCACCACCGAGTCGGGGACGTAGAGGAAGTCCTCGAGCTTGGCGACCTTCCGGCTCGCGAACAGTGGCTGCGCGCGAGACAGGTCGACCACGCCGGCGACCGGCAGGGAGAGGGGCGTCCGGCGGCCGGGAAGCCGAAGCTCGACCGTTCCGCCCGGCGACACCGCCAGGGCCGCCGCCGCCTCGGCGCTGAGCAGCGCCGACCCGGGCTCGAAGCCGCCTTCGACCATGTGGATCGAGGGGTAGTGCTCGTGGTACCGACGATCGAACGCGAAGACGCGCACCGGGCGGTCGATCCTGACGCCGCCCGAGCCGAGGGAGTCCGGAGGCAGGTCCACCGACGCGAGACCGTCGGCGGCCGTGACGCCCGGGATGGCCTCCACCTCCGCTCGGAGCTCGTCGAGGGTCGGGGCCGTCGGGGCGTTGGCGGGGATCGGCACGAGCTGCTCGCGGCCGGAGACCGAGCCCTGCAGCCCCAGGGATGCGAGGTCGTCGATCGATCGCTGCGCCCGGACTTCGTAGGAGACCGTCACCTCGGTGCCGGGCGCCAGGCGCCCGACGTTCATGCCGAGGCCCGCGGGGCCGTGGGCGAGCGGGCTGTCGCCGTCGACGTCGGGAAGCGGGCGACCATCGATCGCCGTGCTGCCTCCGAGGTAGGTGAGCGGCCGCGGCGGCCCGTCGCTCACGACCACCTCGTTGGCCGGTGCGTCGCCGTCGTTGGCGACGACGAGGGTGATGGTCGCTCGTTCGCCGGCCTCGAGGGGCCCCCCTTCCGGGGACACCCTCTCCGTCAGGCGCAATCCGCCGCCGGCCGGCGACGTGACGATGCGCTGGATATCGAGGGTGAGCGGCGCGAGGGCCCGCTGCGTCATCGTCGCGCCGGAGGCGTCCATGAAGAACAGGACACCCGAGAACAGCCCGATGCCGAGCGTCACGCCTGCGAGCGCCGCGAGGGTACGCCTTGGGTTGTGCAACAGGTCGCGCCAGGCGTACCTATACACGTGGCGGCTCGGGGATCGTCGCCGCGGGGAGTCGGACCCCTTCTGGCTCCGGCCCGTCGATCACGCGGCCGTCCCGCATGCCGATCCTCCGGTCGAACCGGATGGCCACCGCCGGCTCGTGGGTCACGAGCACGAGGGTCGCGCCCGAGGCGCGCTGGGCCTCGAGCAGCAGATCCAGCACGGCGGTCGCGTTGTCGGCATCGAGGGAGCCGGTCGGCTCATCCGCGACGATCAGGCTCGGTCCATGGACGAGCGCCCGCGCCACGGCCACGCGCTGGCGCTGGCCGCCGGAGAGCTGGTCGGGGAAGGCATCCGCGTGGGTCGCGAGCCCGAGTTGTGCCAGCAGCGCGCGAGCTCGATCGAGAGCGTCCTCGTCGTCGTTCAGCGAGCACTGCACGAGGACGTTCTCGGTCGCCGTGAGGAACGGCAGCAGGTTGTCGGACTGGAACACGAACCCGATCTCGTGTCGGCGAACGCCGTCGCGCTCCCGGCCCGGAAGCGTCGAGATCTCCCGCCCGCCGATGGAGACGCGGCCGGCGGTGGGAGCGTCGAGGCCGCCGATGAGCCCGAGCAGGGTGGACTTGCCGCAGCCGCTCGGGCCGCTGATCGCGAGGCTGGCCCCGGGCGCCACGTCGAGGCTGACCGCGTCGACCGCTTCGATCACTCCGGCCGGCGTCTCGTACCGCTTCGAGACGCGGTCGAGCTCGACGGCCGACCCGGTGCTCACAGGTCCCGCACCTCGCCGTCCTCGAGCATCAGTCGGCGCTCTGCCCGGGAGGCGAGCTCGGCGTTGTGAGTGACGTACAGCACCGTGAGGCCCCGGCTGCGCCACGCCGAGAAGATGACGTCCATCACGCGTTCGGCGCTCACCGAGTCGAGCTGGCCGGTGACCTCGTCGGCCAGCAGGAGGTCGGGGTCGTTCGCCAGCGCCACGGCCATCGACACGCGCTGCGCTTCCCCGCCCGACATCCGTCGCGGGACGTGATCGAGCCGCTCGCTCACTCCGAGCCCCGTGAGCAGCTCGGTCGCCCGCGCCCCGTCGTGCCGCGCCCCGAACTCCATCGCGAGCTCGACGTTCTGCGTCGCGGTGAGGAACGGGATCAAGTTGCCGCTCTGGAGCACGATCCCCACGCGGCGAGCTCGCAGCTCCGCTCGCGCGACATCGTCCAACCTGGAGATCTCGTCGCCGTCGAAGACCACCCTTCCCGAGTCGGGCAACATCAGACCGGCGAGCAGCGAGATCAACGTGGACTTGCCGCTCCCCGAGGTCCCGACGAGGCTGGTCATCTCGCCTCGGTGGAGTTCGAGGTCGGCGCGGCGCAGGACCGGTCGTTCGATCGACCCTTCCCGGAAGGTCTTCGAGACGTCCTCGAGGTGGACGAGGGGGGTCACAGGCGCTCGGCGGGCTCAGATCCACCGAAGACGGTCGCCACCCGAACCGCCGCGCCCCGATCAAGCTTCAGGACCTCCCTGCTGAGCTCTGCCAGCGCCTTCGAGCTGAGCTGCCGCAGATTGACCAGCTCTTCGACCTCCTGCGACGCCCCGCTCAGCGGTTCCGTGAGGATCTGGCCCACCCCCGACGCCCAGTACTTGTTCTCCGACCCCCCTTCTTCGACCACGAGCACGTCCGTGTAGCACTTGAACGGCACGCAGGTCTTCCGGCCGACGTCGACGACCTGGGCGCTCGACTGCTCCCCCCCGGGGATCTGCACCTGGTAGTAGGCGGAGGTCCCCGCCTTCGGGGCGCCGGGCATCCACAGACCCGGCACGGCTCCGTTCACGCCCGCGAGCCAGGCGTCCTCCGAGTTCAGGAACTGTCCGCCCTCGTACACCTCCGTGTAGGAGCCCATGTACCAGACGTTCCCCCCCTCGTCCTCGGCGAGGAAGTCGATGGACTGCTCGCTGAGCTGGCCACCGTCGAAGTCCTGATCGAGCACGAGCACGGCGGGCACGCCGTCGATCTCCTTCGTCACGTCGGTGACGGTCGTGACGCGGATGTGGGGCAGGAGCCGATCGCCGACGTACACGCTTCCCTTGCTCACGGACTGGAGCCCGGGGATCAAGGGCACCCATTCGTTCACGTCGGTCGGGGTGCGAGCGAAGTTCTTCCGGTCGAAGGTCTTGGGGATCTTCCCCGCCGGAGCATGGGTCGCGTCCGAAGCGGGTGGTGGGGTCGTGGCCTTCGTCTCGCTCGGGGAAGGGGGAACCGAGGTCGCCGACGACGGAGGCGCTCCTTCCTGGCCGCCGGAGCACGCGGGGGTCCCGGCGATCACGCAGATGCTGGTCACGATCGTCGCGAGGGCGAGCCGTTTCCCGCGCATGTGGAGCATGCTAGCGGTGACCCGGCCCGCGGCATACCGAGACCGCCTCGAGGGCGTGAGTCAGCCGGTCACGGCCGTCGACGTGGGCGGCGTCGCACGAGTCGGCTAGCTGCGTTCGTCGATCGGTACCCAGGCCTGGTCGCGAGGGCCGACGTAGGTCGAGCCCGGCCTGATCACCTTGTTGTCGGCGTACTGCTCCCGAACGTGCGCGGTCCAGCCGGCCATGCGGGCGAGCGCGAAGAGCGGGGTCATCAGGTCGGTCGGGATGCCGAGGGAGTGGTACACGCCGGCGGCGTAGAGATCGACGTTGGGCCAGAGCTGCTTCTGTTCGTACACCGTCTCCTGCAGCGCCTCGAAGATGTCGGCCCACCGTTCGTCGCCGTGGCGCGCGCCGACCTCCCGCGCGAGGCCTTTCAGCACCGTGGCACGCGGATCCATCGTGCGGTACACGGCGTGGCCGAAGCCCATGATCTTCTCGTGCCGGTCGAGGCGGTCACGGACGTAGGCCTCGGCATCGGCGGCATCGCCGATCTCCTCGGCCATCTTCATCGCCTCCTCGTTGGCGCCGCCGTGCAGCGGGCCCTTGAGCGCCCCGATCGCACCGGTGATCGCGCTGAACATGTCCGAAAGTGTCGAGGCGATGATGCGTGCCGTGAACGTCGAGGCGTTCATCGTGTGATCGGCATAGAGGATGAACGTCGTGTCGAGCGCGTCGGCATCGTCGTGGTCGGGCTCCTCACCCGAGAGCATGTAGAGGAAGTTCGCCGCATGCGGCAGCTTCGGGTTGGGCGGCACGATCTCCTGGCCGGTCCGCATGCGCTCGTAGTGGGCGATCAGCGCGGGCGTCTTCGCGATCAGGCGCATCGCCTTGCGGTACTGGGCCTCAGGCGACTCGTCCCAGCCGTCGGGGTCGTAGGCCGACGCCGCC
Above is a window of Actinomycetota bacterium DNA encoding:
- a CDS encoding class I SAM-dependent methyltransferase, with product MVDDHVLVNRVNWDADAPNWVERGRKDWAREEPVWARGHPESDLRLLSDVSRLDAVELGCGTAYISAWMMRRGARVVALDNSSQQLATARAFQEEFDLRFPLVHADAEHPPFADESFDFAISQYGASIWCDPYRWIPEAARMLRPGGRLVFETLTPLVMMCFPTHDDSAPAEPTLHRDFFGMHRFEWHDDDGVVDAIEFHVGHGEMIRLLRTCGLEVEDLMELQATETWEAWSDDVPHEWARRWPSVEIWKARKTR
- a CDS encoding class I SAM-dependent methyltransferase, whose product is MDRERWLMERRAAVEQAYTAEGATYDDGYDPATPTHRRFVSSLIESVPPGGSVLDAACGTAPYAGMVLDANIGYVGVDRSAGMLERAMAKWPDARFEQVGLQELDFEATFDAVMCTDAMENVSPEDWPVVVSAFGRALRPGGHLYLTVEEVERSELEEAFARASAEGSPALFGELVEGDTAGYHFYPDRGQVDQWLASAGFHVVAQADEWLHGYGYHHLLMRTHRDE
- a CDS encoding FtsX-like permease family protein gives rise to the protein MYRYAWRDLLHNPRRTLAALAGVTLGIGLFSGVLFFMDASGATMTQRALAPLTLDIQRIVTSPAGGGLRLTERVSPEGGPLEAGERATITLVVANDGDAPANEVVVSDGPPRPLTYLGGSTAIDGRPLPDVDGDSPLAHGPAGLGMNVGRLAPGTEVTVSYEVRAQRSIDDLASLGLQGSVSGREQLVPIPANAPTAPTLDELRAEVEAIPGVTAADGLASVDLPPDSLGSGGVRIDRPVRVFAFDRRYHEHYPSIHMVEGGFEPGSALLSAEAAAALAVSPGGTVELRLPGRRTPLSLPVAGVVDLSRAQPLFASRKVAKLEDFLYVPDSVVVGPETFREEIVPAFDAARASVGTVIKSVPVQEVDVLLDRTQLRSDPGRALEQTRRIAHEIGGIAPGQDYLIDNISNALHVARADAAVGKRMFLALGIPGLVMAAFLAAYAGGILAVSQRRELANLRVRGAHRGHLRRIALSQAALIAGIGCVVGIVIGLASAAAALGSDAITHASPAGLAVSTLLAAGVGGLVTGLALYVPARRSVNREIGQERREMQLTRAPVWRRLHLDLVLLGSAVGVQIVAVRSGALEPPSGSVYAGVAISVPPLSLLAPVLLWVGGSLVCVRVFHAVASHLPIRASAPFGTVTRGVLSRSLRRRSWSLATGTVGLALVVGFGTSLATFSETYEVTKADDARFFVGSDLRVTPSVVSSRPYLATDAIRLAVDGVSAVTPVIFDLENAVLVGPYNQGRANLAAIDPAGYTLASPPPVERFLDASARAAVAALDADPNGVMVDAETADDLQVETGDTVEVILALGTERETRVSLRVAGLFERLPGFPEGANLVVDIDRFQEATGVERVDFFLAQAADDGRAGLARAATALRSGPGAGEPIHVDSSETALDKDQSSLTALNILGLVRLDSLYVVLISVATTAIFVFGLMLHRRREYVGLRAQGLRVGELRAIVVIEAAVVGLLGVTAGVLVGTVVGTLTVRVLRALFILEPEVSFPVGRIVSLASLALVGALVSALAGTEILRRLRPTEVLREE
- a CDS encoding ABC transporter ATP-binding protein produces the protein MSTGSAVELDRVSKRYETPAGVIEAVDAVSLDVAPGASLAISGPSGCGKSTLLGLIGGLDAPTAGRVSIGGREISTLPGRERDGVRRHEIGFVFQSDNLLPFLTATENVLVQCSLNDDEDALDRARALLAQLGLATHADAFPDQLSGGQRQRVAVARALVHGPSLIVADEPTGSLDADNATAVLDLLLEAQRASGATLVLVTHEPAVAIRFDRRIGMRDGRVIDGPEPEGVRLPAATIPEPPRV
- a CDS encoding ABC transporter ATP-binding protein; amino-acid sequence: MTPLVHLEDVSKTFREGSIERPVLRRADLELHRGEMTSLVGTSGSGKSTLISLLAGLMLPDSGRVVFDGDEISRLDDVARAELRARRVGIVLQSGNLIPFLTATQNVELAMEFGARHDGARATELLTGLGVSERLDHVPRRMSGGEAQRVSMAVALANDPDLLLADEVTGQLDSVSAERVMDVIFSAWRSRGLTVLYVTHNAELASRAERRLMLEDGEVRDL
- a CDS encoding citrate/2-methylcitrate synthase, whose protein sequence is MSEKGLREVVAADTTVSDIDGEAGRLWYVGYEIADLAEHATFEEVVYLLHNGHLPNQDELDELDGFLVENRELSPFLTQLMSTLAQQTSPMSMLRTSISAASAYDPDGWDESPEAQYRKAMRLIAKTPALIAHYERMRTGQEIVPPNPKLPHAANFLYMLSGEEPDHDDADALDTTFILYADHTMNASTFTARIIASTLSDMFSAITGAIGALKGPLHGGANEEAMKMAEEIGDAADAEAYVRDRLDRHEKIMGFGHAVYRTMDPRATVLKGLAREVGARHGDERWADIFEALQETVYEQKQLWPNVDLYAAGVYHSLGIPTDLMTPLFALARMAGWTAHVREQYADNKVIRPGSTYVGPRDQAWVPIDERS